The DNA region TGCGGTTCCTGCGGCAGATAGCCGATGTTCAGGTTCGGCATGGGCGTGGCTTCGCCTTCGATATCCTTGTCCACACCGGCCATGATGCGGATCAGCGTCGACTTGCCGGAGCCGTTCAGGCCGAGCAGGCCGATCTTCGCGCCGGGGAAAAACGACAGCGAGATGTCTTTCAGGATTTGACGCTTGGGCGGCACGATCTTGCCGACCCGGTTCATGGTGAAAACGTATTGGGCCATTTGCTTGCAATAGACGTTGACGACGCCGGCCGCGAGGGGGCGGGCGATCGTGGGTGGATGGGTAATCGGTGTTATGGCCGGGCGGAGCGCCCGGCGCCGGCCGGCGCGGCGTAGAGCGTGGCGTCAAACTTCGCGGCGCCCCGCGCGCGGGCGGGTTCTTCAGATGGCATTGTACTTCGGCAGCGGCGGGCGACGGCAGTGGGTGTCCGTTCGGCGGGAGGCGGTTCGGATGCTCAGAGCCAATCCGCCACGCCGCCGTGCCGCGAGCACGTGCCGCTGCGGTGCCGGCTGAAGCTGTAGGTGCCGTCGCGGCAGCGCGCCGTGGCGCCTTCCGGCGCCTTGCCCGAAAGGGAGCGGGCCGGCGCGTGCACGGTGTTGCCGTCGCGATTGGTATAGGTGTTGTGATTGCTGAGGTTCGCTTCGTCGGACGTCGTGCCCGGCGCAACGTACGCGAACGCCGCCGACACGTTGAACAGCAGTGCCGCGGCAACCGCGGCGCAGGACCGCAGGTTTTTGCCCGTGAAGCGCATCATGGTCTTTCGAGTGCTTGTTATTCTGACTGCTTGCTTGTGCGGTCTATCAGGTATCAATTCGCGCGTCTTCCGCTCGCCGGGTCGAAGAAATGCAGGTGCTGCGCGGGCAGCGCCACTTGCAGCGCTTCGCCCGCTGCGGGCCGATGCGCGTGTGGCAGGCGCACCGTCACGTCATGGCTGCCCCAGCGCCCGTGCGCGAGATTGTCCGCGCCGAGCAGTTCGCAGGAATCGACAGTGAGCGTTGCATAAGCCGTATCCGGCTGGCCGGGGCTCATGTGTTCCGGACGAATGCCGAGCGTCCACTCGCGTCCTTTGGCGACTTCATGGCCGATCGACGCCGCGCCTTTCAAAGGCAGCGCCGGACCGTTGCCGGCCACCTGGAAGACAGCGCCGTCGTCCGACACGCGGCCTTCCAGCAGATTCATCCCCGGCGAGCCGATGAAGCTCGCGACGAACACCGTGGCGGGCCGCTCATAGACCTCGGTCGGCGCGCCGATCTGCTCGGCGTGGCCCTTGTTCATCACGATCACGCGCTGGGCCAAGGTCATCGCTTCGATCTGATCGTGCGTCACGTACAGACTCGTGGTGGCAAGCCGCGCATGCAGGCGCTGGATTTCGAGGCGCATCTGCACGCGCAGGCGGGCGTCGAGATTCGACAGCGGTTCGTCGAACAGAAACACGGCCGGCTCGCGCACGATCGCGCGGCCCATCGCGACACGTTGCCGTTGGCCGCCGGACAGATCGCGCGGTTTGCGTTGCAACAGCGCTTCCAGTTCGAGAATCTGCGCGGCGGCGTCCACGCGCTTGCGGATCTGCGCGCGGTCCACGCCCGCGATCTTCAGCGCGTAACCCATGTTCTCGGCCACGCTCATGTGCGGATACAACGCGTAGTTCTGGAACACCATCGCGATGTTGCGATCCTTCGGCTCGAGTTGGTTGACCACTTTGCCGGCGATCGAAATGCTGCCGTCGGAGATGCGTTCGAGTCCCGCCACCATTCGCAGCAGGGTCGATTTGCCGCAACCGGACGGACCGACCATCACGACGAACTCGCCGTCGGCGACGTTCACGTCGATGCCGTGCAACACGAACTGTTTGCCGTCGTAAGTTTTTTTAACGCCTTGCAGAGTCAGTGCAGCCATGCCGTTTTTTGCCTTTCGTTGCTTGCCGCGGGTCGCGCGGTATTGATTCGGTGTTGTCCGTTCCGATGCCGGAAGAAGCTCGCTCAAGCAACGCCGCTCACTTCTCCGCGTCCACGAGTCCGCGCACGAACCAGCGCTGCATGGTCAGCACGACGGCGAGCGGCGGCAGCATCGCGAGCAGCGTCGCGGTCATCACGAGATGCCATTCGGTGGCGGTGTCGCCGGAGGCGATCATGCTTTTGATGCCGACCACGGCCGTGGTCAGCGATTGCTGGCTCGTGATCAGAATCGGCCACAGGTACTGATTCCAGCCGTAAATGAACGTGATGACGAAGAGGGCCGCCATATTCGTCTTCGAGAGCGGCAGGACCACGTCCCAGAAAAAACGCATGGCGCCTGCGCCGTCGATCCGCGCGGCTTCCATCAGTTCGTCCGGCAGCGTCATGAAGAACTGGCGGAACAGGAACGTCGCGGTGGCCGAAGCGATCAGCGGCAAGGTCAAACCGCTGTACGTATTGCTCAGATGCATGGACGACACGACCTGCACGGTCGGAAAGATCCGCACTTCGACCGGCAGCATCAGCGTGATGAAGATCAGCCAGAACGCGAGGTTGCGAAACGGGAAACGGAAGAACACGATCGCGTACGCGGAGATCATCGAGACCGCGATCTTGCCGATCGAAATCACCAGCGCCATCACGAGGCTGTTGAACAGCATGCGGCCGAATGGCGCCGCCGCGTTGCCGCTGCCTTGAGACCAGACGGTCGCGACGTTCTCGAACAGGTGCGTGCTCGGCAGCAGCGAAAGCGGCACGCTGAACACTTCGTGCTCGCTCATGGTCGCCGCGCAGAACGCGACGTACACCGGAAACACCACCAGCACGGCGCCCAGAATCAGCACCGCGTGGCAGAAGAGGTCGAAACCGCGGCGGTTCTCGATCATGAGTATTGAACCCTGCGTTCGATGAAGCGGAATTGCACGACCGTCAATGCGACGACGATCACCATCAGGATCACCGACTGCGCGCCGGAGCTGCCGATGTCGAGCCCTTGAAAACCTTCGGCGAAGATCTTGTAGATCAGCGTGCGGGTTGATTGCGCGGGACCGCCGCCGGTGGCGGCGTCGATCACAGGGAAGGTGTCGAAGAATGCGTAGGTGATGTTGATCACCAGCAGGAAGAAACTGGTCGGCGACAGGAGCGGCAGTGCGATGCCGAAAAAGCGCCGCACCGGACCGGCGCCGTCGATCGCCGCCGCTTCGATGAGCGAGCGCGGAATCGCCTGCAAGCCGGCGTAGAAGAACAGAAAGTTATAGCTGACCTGTTTCCAGACGGACGCGAGCACCACCAGAAACATGGCCTGGCCCGCGTTCAGCGCGTGATTCCAGACGATGCCGTACTTGGCGAGCGCGTAGGTGACGAGACCGATGCTCGGGTTGAACAGGAACGACCACAGCACGGCGGCGATCGCGGGCGCAACCGCGTACGGCCAGATCAGGAGCGTCTGATACGTCCTCGCGCCACGTATCACGCGATCGGCGCAGACTGCGAGCAGCAACGAGATCACGAGTCCCGACACCGTGACGAGCGCGCAGAAGATCAGCGTCGTATAGAACGACGACAGGTAGAGCGGATCGCCGAACAGTTGTTTGAAGTTGGCGAGTCCGACGAACTCGCTCGAGGTGCCGAACGCGTCCTGGCTTTGCGTGGATTGCCACAGCGCCTCGCCGGCCGGCCACAGAAAGAACAGCAGCGTGATCGCGAGTTGCGGCGCGACGAGCAGGTAGGGCAGCAGGCTGGTGCCGAAGCTGGAGCGCTTTTCCATCGATGATTCCCAAGGTTCTGCGGCAACCACGGGTTCCGCTGCGAGCGCACCGGAACCCCGCCGGCGAATGCCTAGTTGCCGGCTTTTTCGAAGCGGCGCAGCAGTTCGTCGCCGCGCGAGACCGACGCGTCGAGCGCCTGCTGCGGCGTCTTCTTCTGTGCCCAGACCTGTTCGAGCTCTTCGTCGATGATCGTGCGGATCTGCGGCATGTTGCCCAGACGCAAGCCCTTCGTGTACGGCAGCGGCGGCTTGTTGAGCATCTGCTTGATGGCGGTGTCGCTGCCCGGATTCTTCTCGTAGAAGCCCTGCTGCTGCGTCAACTGGTAGGCGGCGGTGGTGACCGGCAGATAGCCGGTGTCCTGATGCCACTTGGCCGCAACCGGCGCCGACGACAGATACGAAAGGAATTTCGCCACGCCCTTGTAGACCGCCGGATCTTTACCCGACAGCACCCACAGGCTTGCCCCGCCGATGATCGCGTTCTGCGGCGCGCCCTTCACGCTGGCGTCGTAGGGCATCATGCCGGTGCCGAAGTTGAACTTCGCGTACTTCTTGATCGTGGCGAGCGAACCCGACGAGTTGGTGATGATCCCGCAGTCGCCGCTATAGAACTTCGACACCGGTTCGTCCTTGCGGCCGACATAGGTGAAGGTGCCGTCCTTCTGCATGTTTTGCAGGAACTGGATATGCGCGACCTGCAGCGGCTTGTTGAATTCCAGTTGCGCGTCCGGGCCGTCGAAGCCGTTGTTCTTCGACGCGAACGGCGCGCCGTGCCAGGCGCTGTAGTTCTCGAGCTGAATCCAGCTCTGCCAGCCGGACGAATAGCCGCACGCCATGCCCGATGCCTTCAGCTTCTGCGCGTCGGCCTGCAGTTCGGCCCAGGTTTTCGGCGGCTGGTTCGGGTCGAGGCCGGCTTTCTTGAAGGCGTCCTTGTTGTAATACAGCACCGGTGTCGAACTGTTGAACGGCATCGAGATCAGCTCGCCGCTTTTCGCGTCGCTGTAATAGCTGGCGATGGTCGGCACGAAGGCTTTTTCATCGAGCGGCACGCCGGCTTGCTTGAATACTTCCGAGACGGGGATCACGGCCTTCTTCGCCTGCATCATCGTGGCGGTGCCGACTTCATAGACCTGCAGGATGGCCGGCGCATTGCCGCTGCGGTACGCGGCGATGCCGGCGGCGAGGGTCTGGTCGTAGGTGCCTTTGAATACCGGCACGATCTTGTAGTCGCTTTGCGACGCGTTGAACGCGTTGGCAATGTCGTTCAGCCGTTCGCCCAGCGCGGCTTCCATGCCATGCCAGAACTGGATTTCAGTTGCGGCGTGGGCCGCCTGACTGAGGCCGGCGCTCAATACGGCGGCAACGGATAGCGAACGGATTAGCGGCTTCAAACTCATCGATTTGTCTCCTATGTCGACCAGAGTGTGCGCTTCAGCGCTGACTCTGGTCTCATGCAACAGGGTTGCGGAAAGGGCGCGGCTGCGAATCGCGCGATTCTATTTGTGTTCGATGACAGTCCGGCGTCGGCGACCGGGCGGCGTGCATTTTTTTTGAAGGGCGCCGAATGCCGCAATTTAACATCGGTGTCACAAAACGGAAACAACTGGTGTTCGCATGCGCCATGAATGCGCAAGTCTGCGTGGGAGCAAGGGCGGAGCTCGTCCGCTGGACGCGGCCGTGCGCGCGCGGGCATGATAGTCGTCCGTTGGGGGCGTGGCCGTTTCGTGGACGTGGCGCGACGGCGCGTATTAATCAGGATTCCAGATGCTGAGTTCAGTACGATTGACCGCGGGTAGCGCGATTGCGGGCCTCGTGTTAGCGGGGTGTTCGCTTACGCCCTTGAAGACCGGCAATGCCGCCACGCAGGTGAGCGCATTGCCGGCGATCATCGCGCATCGCGGCGGCACGGGCGATGCGCCGGAGAACACGCTCGAAGCGATTCGCCTGTCGGTCGAACATCACGCCGACGCGATGTGGCTCACCGTGCAGTTGAGCAAGGATGGCGTGCCGGTTCTCTACCGGCCGGGCGATCTGTCGGCGTTGACCGACTCGACGGGGCCGGTGTCCGCTCATACGGCCGCTGAACTCGCACGCGTGAATGCGGGGTGGACGTTCCGCCGCGCGCAGACGTATCCGTACCGCGATCACCCGGTGGGCATTCCGACGCTGCGCGACGCGTTGCGCGCGATGCCCGCGGGCATGCCGGTCATCCTCGACATGAAGGCGCTGCCCGCGGGGCCGCAGACGCAGGCGGTCGCACGCGTGCTCGATGAAGAAAACGCGTGGCGGCGCGTGTCGATCTATTCGACAGAAGCGGCTTATCAACAGAGCTTTGCCGCGTATCCGCAAGCGAGGCTGTTCGAATCGCGCGATGCCACGCGTGGTCGGCTCGCGCGTGTCTTGTTCAATCAGGGCTGTGTGGACGCGCCGGCCGAACACGCCATGAGCGCGTTCGAGTTGCATCGCGCATTGACGGTGGTGGAGCAGTTCATGCTG from Paraburkholderia aromaticivorans includes:
- a CDS encoding DUF3761 domain-containing protein is translated as MMRFTGKNLRSCAAVAAALLFNVSAAFAYVAPGTTSDEANLSNHNTYTNRDGNTVHAPARSLSGKAPEGATARCRDGTYSFSRHRSGTCSRHGGVADWL
- a CDS encoding sn-glycerol-3-phosphate import ATP-binding protein UgpC yields the protein MAALTLQGVKKTYDGKQFVLHGIDVNVADGEFVVMVGPSGCGKSTLLRMVAGLERISDGSISIAGKVVNQLEPKDRNIAMVFQNYALYPHMSVAENMGYALKIAGVDRAQIRKRVDAAAQILELEALLQRKPRDLSGGQRQRVAMGRAIVREPAVFLFDEPLSNLDARLRVQMRLEIQRLHARLATTSLYVTHDQIEAMTLAQRVIVMNKGHAEQIGAPTEVYERPATVFVASFIGSPGMNLLEGRVSDDGAVFQVAGNGPALPLKGAASIGHEVAKGREWTLGIRPEHMSPGQPDTAYATLTVDSCELLGADNLAHGRWGSHDVTVRLPHAHRPAAGEALQVALPAQHLHFFDPASGRRAN
- the ugpE gene encoding sn-glycerol-3-phosphate ABC transporter permease UgpE, which translates into the protein MIENRRGFDLFCHAVLILGAVLVVFPVYVAFCAATMSEHEVFSVPLSLLPSTHLFENVATVWSQGSGNAAAPFGRMLFNSLVMALVISIGKIAVSMISAYAIVFFRFPFRNLAFWLIFITLMLPVEVRIFPTVQVVSSMHLSNTYSGLTLPLIASATATFLFRQFFMTLPDELMEAARIDGAGAMRFFWDVVLPLSKTNMAALFVITFIYGWNQYLWPILITSQQSLTTAVVGIKSMIASGDTATEWHLVMTATLLAMLPPLAVVLTMQRWFVRGLVDAEK
- the ugpA gene encoding sn-glycerol-3-phosphate ABC transporter permease UgpA; amino-acid sequence: MEKRSSFGTSLLPYLLVAPQLAITLLFFLWPAGEALWQSTQSQDAFGTSSEFVGLANFKQLFGDPLYLSSFYTTLIFCALVTVSGLVISLLLAVCADRVIRGARTYQTLLIWPYAVAPAIAAVLWSFLFNPSIGLVTYALAKYGIVWNHALNAGQAMFLVVLASVWKQVSYNFLFFYAGLQAIPRSLIEAAAIDGAGPVRRFFGIALPLLSPTSFFLLVINITYAFFDTFPVIDAATGGGPAQSTRTLIYKIFAEGFQGLDIGSSGAQSVILMVIVVALTVVQFRFIERRVQYS
- the ugpB gene encoding sn-glycerol-3-phosphate ABC transporter substrate-binding protein UgpB, whose protein sequence is MSLKPLIRSLSVAAVLSAGLSQAAHAATEIQFWHGMEAALGERLNDIANAFNASQSDYKIVPVFKGTYDQTLAAGIAAYRSGNAPAILQVYEVGTATMMQAKKAVIPVSEVFKQAGVPLDEKAFVPTIASYYSDAKSGELISMPFNSSTPVLYYNKDAFKKAGLDPNQPPKTWAELQADAQKLKASGMACGYSSGWQSWIQLENYSAWHGAPFASKNNGFDGPDAQLEFNKPLQVAHIQFLQNMQKDGTFTYVGRKDEPVSKFYSGDCGIITNSSGSLATIKKYAKFNFGTGMMPYDASVKGAPQNAIIGGASLWVLSGKDPAVYKGVAKFLSYLSSAPVAAKWHQDTGYLPVTTAAYQLTQQQGFYEKNPGSDTAIKQMLNKPPLPYTKGLRLGNMPQIRTIIDEELEQVWAQKKTPQQALDASVSRGDELLRRFEKAGN
- a CDS encoding glycerophosphodiester phosphodiesterase family protein; amino-acid sequence: MLSSVRLTAGSAIAGLVLAGCSLTPLKTGNAATQVSALPAIIAHRGGTGDAPENTLEAIRLSVEHHADAMWLTVQLSKDGVPVLYRPGDLSALTDSTGPVSAHTAAELARVNAGWTFRRAQTYPYRDHPVGIPTLRDALRAMPAGMPVILDMKALPAGPQTQAVARVLDEENAWRRVSIYSTEAAYQQSFAAYPQARLFESRDATRGRLARVLFNQGCVDAPAEHAMSAFELHRALTVVEQFMLGEGRSDVQATLWTPATVACFRQKPDVRIVAIAVNNADDYRRAACLGIDAVLADSPTKMAAVRGGIALPLQCGRAGTTDGQ